In Ruania zhangjianzhongii, the following proteins share a genomic window:
- a CDS encoding GlsB/YeaQ/YmgE family stress response membrane protein, which produces MGFLGFLIVGLICGTLAKAILKDRAVGGWLASLIIGVIGAFVGGWLGGLLLDAELGSFFDIKTWLLALAGSIVVLFIYTAITGKRATRR; this is translated from the coding sequence ATGGGCTTCCTCGGATTCCTCATCGTCGGCCTGATCTGCGGCACGCTTGCCAAGGCGATCCTCAAGGACCGTGCCGTAGGCGGCTGGCTGGCCAGCCTGATCATCGGCGTGATCGGTGCGTTCGTCGGTGGGTGGCTCGGTGGCCTCCTCCTCGATGCCGAGCTGGGCAGCTTCTTCGACATCAAGACCTGGCTGCTGGCCCTGGCCGGATCGATCGTCGTGCTGTTCATCTACACCGCGATCACCGGGAAGCGGGCTACCCGTCGGTAG
- a CDS encoding DUF5655 domain-containing protein, which produces MEFAGWQSMVQECEAILVRRTGTSSADWAQRLRDEGLSDQAHARDWLTGQGVGGRGQDAVIWAAFGLPEFFTATGDELLEAQYADRPELRPVADAVFAAVAGWPGLQLQARKTYIALRTPRRMFAQVVPATKSQVHLRLRLEVPASDRVEVLAPNRDQPLDRRIRLAAVEEVDTEVVHLLRQAFAASS; this is translated from the coding sequence ATGGAGTTCGCTGGCTGGCAGTCGATGGTCCAGGAGTGCGAGGCGATCCTGGTGCGCCGCACCGGAACCTCCAGTGCGGACTGGGCCCAGCGCCTGCGGGACGAGGGTCTGAGCGACCAGGCCCACGCGCGGGACTGGCTCACCGGCCAAGGGGTCGGCGGCCGCGGGCAGGACGCGGTGATCTGGGCCGCCTTCGGGCTGCCGGAGTTCTTCACCGCCACCGGCGATGAGCTCCTCGAGGCGCAGTACGCCGACCGGCCGGAGCTGCGGCCGGTGGCCGATGCAGTGTTCGCTGCAGTCGCAGGCTGGCCGGGTCTACAGCTGCAGGCACGCAAGACCTACATCGCCCTGCGCACCCCGCGGCGGATGTTCGCGCAGGTGGTGCCGGCTACCAAGTCGCAGGTGCACTTGCGGCTGCGGCTGGAGGTGCCGGCGTCCGACCGGGTCGAGGTGCTCGCCCCGAACCGGGACCAGCCCCTCGACCGGCGGATCCGGCTGGCCGCGGTCGAGGAGGTGGACACCGAGGTGGTCCACCTCCTCCGGCAGGCGTTCGCCGCGAGCAGCTGA
- a CDS encoding exodeoxyribonuclease III codes for MFSIATVNVNGIRAAFRRGMDAWIATEQPDVILLQEVRATDEILESFFGDGWHLVHEEGAAKGRAGVAIASRRPLQAVRIGIDAETGRAEDQIGRWVEADLEVDGTALTVISTYIHSGTAGTPSMDLKYAFLDAVTTRLGEVADQGGCAVVGGDVNVAHRELDIKNWKGNRKNSGFLPEERAYLDRWFEEFGWVDLARRFAGEVDGPYTWWSWRGKAFDNDSGWRIDYQLATPELAERAKDAVVDRAAAYDQRFSDHAPLRVTYDL; via the coding sequence ATGTTCAGCATCGCCACTGTCAACGTCAACGGCATCCGCGCCGCGTTCCGCCGCGGGATGGACGCCTGGATCGCCACCGAGCAGCCCGACGTCATCCTGCTGCAGGAGGTCCGCGCCACCGATGAGATCCTGGAGAGCTTCTTCGGCGACGGCTGGCACCTGGTCCACGAGGAAGGCGCCGCGAAGGGCCGCGCCGGGGTGGCGATCGCCTCTCGGCGCCCGCTCCAGGCCGTGCGGATCGGTATCGACGCCGAAACCGGGCGCGCCGAGGACCAGATCGGCCGCTGGGTCGAGGCCGATCTGGAGGTCGACGGCACGGCGCTGACCGTGATCAGCACCTACATCCACTCCGGCACCGCGGGCACCCCGTCGATGGACCTGAAGTACGCCTTCCTGGATGCGGTGACCACCCGCCTGGGTGAGGTCGCCGACCAGGGCGGCTGCGCCGTCGTCGGCGGGGACGTGAACGTGGCCCACCGCGAGCTGGACATCAAGAACTGGAAGGGCAACCGGAAGAACTCTGGGTTTCTGCCCGAGGAGCGGGCCTACCTGGACCGCTGGTTCGAGGAGTTCGGCTGGGTGGACCTGGCCCGGCGCTTTGCCGGTGAGGTGGACGGCCCGTACACCTGGTGGTCCTGGCGCGGGAAAGCCTTCGACAACGACTCCGGCTGGCGGATCGACTACCAGCTCGCCACCCCGGAGCTCGCCGAGCGCGCCAAGGATGCGGTGGTGGACCGAGCCGCCGCCTACGACCAGCGGTTCTCCGACCATGCCCCGCTGCGGGTCACCTACGATCTGTGA